One window from the genome of Nicotiana sylvestris chromosome 9, ASM39365v2, whole genome shotgun sequence encodes:
- the LOC104216171 gene encoding uncharacterized protein, whose amino-acid sequence MKKLLWWYAWSTYEKEFKDQLKKLGQLDEDAAKALVSYPPKNWCRAYFDTQCKYFMVDNNFTKSFNSWIVEARQKPIIKMLEDIRVMNMLRDHEAEILRWKDEFSPHAMQLFKDYRVIANNCKVVFNGDIGYEVVEGTDRHTVNMELKRCTCRA is encoded by the exons ATGAAAAAACTTCTTTGGTGGTATGCCTGGAGCACATATGAAAAGGAGTTTAAAGATCAGTTAAAGAAATTGGGTCAGCTAGATGAGGATGCTGCTAAGGCTTTGGTGAGCTATCCACCCAAAAATTGGTGTAGAGCTTATTTTGACACCCAATGCAAGTACTTTATGGTGGACAACAACTTCACAAAATCTTTCAACTCTTGGATTGTAGAGGCCAGACAAAAACCAATTATAAAGATGCTTGAAGATATTAGG GTTATGAACATGTTAAGGGATCACGAAGCTGAGATTTTACGTTGGAAAGATGAGTTTTCACCACATGCAATGCAGCTTTTTAAAGATTACAGAGTTATTGCCAACAACTGTAAGGTTGTGTTCAATGGTGACATTGGATATGAGGTGGTTGAGGGTACAGATAGGCATACAGTCAATATGGAGCTTAAGAGATGCACATGCAGGGCATGA
- the LOC104216170 gene encoding protein NETWORKED 1D, which produces MATLSHQDSRRMYSWWWNSHISPKNSRWLQENLTDMDVKVKGMIKLINEDADSFARRAEMYYKKRPELMKFVEEFYRAYRALAERYDHATGVIRHAHQTMTDLGLGDDSLAGSDPQTPELTPMRGLFEPEEMQKDALGISSHDLKSNGAFTDESHSVMKRKVLKQRNDVFADGRVRKGLDFSETEEKAAGVQTNERNSFESRALPDSECKVESEEILTLKKALAQVEAEKEAGLIQYQQTLEKLSHLESEISRAKEDSRGFGERASKAEAEAQTLKEALSALGAEKEASLQQYQKSLDRISELENTVAHSQENAAALGERAGEAELEAQSLREDLAKVAAEKDEALKQYMQSLEMIAKLENKLMCAEEDAKKLTERAEKAENEVESLKRDILKLTGEKEAAALQLQQCLETISILEEKLSCAKEEAQRLNAEINDGVAKLEGAEERCLLLERSNKSLQSELESLTLKMGTQGQELTEKQKELGTLWTCVQEERLRFVEAETAFQTLQHLHAKAQEEMRALASELQNRLQVLKDLETRNQTLQDEVQKVKEENKDLNEINVSSAISTRDMQNEISSLREVNGKLEVEVELRVDQRNALQQEIYCLKEELNDHNKKLLSIVTQVQAVGLDPECFESSVKELQDEKSNLNEACERERSEKVALLEKLQVFEELVEKNSILENSLSDLSAELEAVRGSLQALEDSCQSLLEEKSALLNDKATLTSELQVTIENLEKVSAKNTVLENSLSDAHVELQSLKVKSKSLEDSCEILVKEKADLACEKESLFSQLQAAQVALDDLEGRYSVLEQRHSALEKEKELTLHAMEELRISLDAKICEHDRFVHMSDARLAGMESEMHLLQEECQLTKQEFDKLLENATESDILNFALKTSTLDLEGKGSSLLCEYQKLFEASALSKTLISDLKQQNVEQKMEMTSLFDQVSTLRNGIFKLLKALDIVPNHVCQDRKDQVHLDHIFHRVEVAKESFYKTEEENHQRAIQMNVLVTLLEQLKLEVEHLVAEKKIIGQESNIKSEQLLALQSEAIKLKEGSEELKLKIREKDHRGELLEIENCNLAKALQLAEDELKNVKSMRDQLNLQVNDGKNLLFEKDIELQGMEEKLYLTETEKSVLHQILENLSRELIGSKRIVEDQEIKILKLCADNNQLSTEKAKLSEASQLLREGLQQYRGELEKLKKLLFEKNIELQGMEQKLYLTETEKSVLHQILKNLSRELIGSKKVVKDQEIKILKLCGDNNQLSTEKAHLFQASRLLREGLQRSCGELEKLKMQEEALHNELHKQLNDIDAQKLEMDVLLGELQVSMFYQILYEQKIHELAQACHSFDVQITSKDEDIKLLKEKVKTLGTENEDLNSQLAAYGPAILSLSQCISSLEKHSYLHGKPKKPDTEDTKDIVVAYPVDSTHLEDNENAVTTDAFLDLHGLEIRVRAVEKALVEMQQLLGQENVNMQMKLQAAMQQIEELKSKSSLRKRNSAPKSEIFEAESGILTKDIMLDHVSECSSNRIGRKEEQDETNNLVFDLWDPANPTVIGKAKLDDTPNAENDIDFHKRVISVKRKCQNPASDELGEKDSSEGKLNISKRSTASTQEGNKRKVLERLDSDVQKLTNLQITVEDLKRELEITEKGKKGKAVAELETLKGQLNEAEAAIHKLFDLTGKLMKNMEDSFGSSDMKSALESEEIGNVSRRRISEQARRISEKIGRLQLEVQKLQFVLLKLNDESKGNSKASETKRRVLLRDYLYGGVRKSNRKKRAPFCACIQPPTQGD; this is translated from the exons GCAGAAAGATGCTCTTGGAATTTCTTCTCATGATCTCAAGAGCAATGGAGCATTCACAGATGAGTCACACTCAGTGATGAAAAGAAAAGTATTGAAGCAGCGCAATGATGTGTTTGCTGATGGAAGGGTTAGGAAGGGTCTGGATTTTAGTGAGACAGAGGAGAAAGCAGCAGGAGTGCAGACCAATGAGAGAAACAGTTTCGAATCGCGAGCACTTCCAGATTCAGAGTGCAAAGTTGAATCTGAGGAGATTCTGACATTGAAGAAAGCTCTTGCCCAAGTGGAAGCTGAGAAAGAAGCAGGCCTTATTCAGTACCAACAGACATTGGAAAAGTTATCTCATCTGGAGTCAGAAATATCTCGAGCCAAAGAGGATTCCCGAGGATTTGGTGAACGAGCAAGCAAAGCTGAAGCTGAAGCCCAAACCTTAAAGGAGGCACTCTCTGCATTGGGAGCTGAAAAGGAGGCTAGTCTTCAGCAGTATCAGAAGTCCTTAGACAGGATCTCTGAGTTGGAGAATACCGTTGCCCATTCCCAAGAGAACGCTGCTGCACTTGGTGAAAGAGCTGGCGAGGCTGAACTTGAAGCCCAATCTTTAAGAGAGGATCTCGCTAAGGTAGCAGCTGAAAAAGATGAAGCTCTCAAGCAGTATATGCAATCTCTTGAGATGATAGCAAAGCTCGAGAACAAATTAATGTGCGCTGAAGAAGATGCAAAAAAGTTAACTGAGAGGGCTGAGAAAGCAGAAAATGAGGTTGAATCTCTCAAACGGGACATACTAAAATTGACTGGGGAAAAAGAAGCTGCGGCTCTGCAGCTTCAGCAATGCTTGGAAACCATCTCCATTTTAGAGGAGAAGCTTTCTTGTGCCAAAGAGGAGGCCCAAAGGTTGAATGCAGAGATCAACGACGGAGTTGCCAAGTTAGAAGGTGCAGAAGAGCGCTGCCTTTTATTAGAAAGATCCAATAAATCTCTTCAGTCTGAGCTGGAATCTCTGACACTGAAGATGGGTACCCAAGGTCAAGAACTTACAGAAAAGCAGAAGGAACTGGGAACCTTGTGGACTTGTGTACAAGAAGAACGTTTGCGTTTTGTTGAGGCTGAAACTGCTTTCCAAACTCTGCAGCATCTGCATGCCAAAGCTCAGGAAGAAATGAGGGCGCTGGCTTCAGAGCTTCAGAACCGGTTACAGGTGTTAAAGGATTTGGAAACTCGTAATCAAACATTGCAGGATGAAGTCCAGAAGGTTAAAGAGGAGAACAAGGACCTCAATGAGATAAATGTATCATCAGCTATATCTACGAGGGATATGCAAAATGAGATATCTAGCTTAAGGGAAGTGAACGGAAAACTCGAGGTAGAGGTTGAGCTTCGAGTGGACCAAAGAAATGCTCTTCAGCAAGAAATCTACTGCCTTAAGGAAGAACTTAATGATCACAACAAGAAATTATTGTCTATTGTGACACAGGTGCAGGCAGTAGGCCTTGACCCAGAATGCTTTGAATCATCTGTCAAGGAGCTGCAAGATGAAAAGTCAAATCTGAACGAAGCATGTGAGAGGGAAAGAAGTGAAAAAGTAGCTCTTCTGGAGAAGCTACAAGTGTTCGAGGAGCTTGTTGAGAAAAACTCCATTCTGGAAAATTCTCTGTCGGATCTGAGTGCTGAACTGGAAGCTGTGAGAGGAAGTTTACAGGCATTAGAAGACTCCTGTCAATCTCTTCTAGAGGAGAAATCTGCACTTCTCAATGACAAAGCCACTTTAACGAGTGAGTTGCAAGTAACCATTGAGAATCTGGAAAAAGTCTCAGCTAAGAATACCGTTCTTGAGAATTCCCTTTCTGATGCTCATGTTGAACTTCAGAGCTTAAAGGTAAAATCAAAGAGCCTAgaggattcatgtgaaatactaGTCAAAGAGAAAGCAGATCTTGCCTGTGAAAAGGAAAGTCTATTTTCTCAGTTGCAGGCTGCACAAGTTGCACTGGATGATCTGGAGGGAAGGTATTCAGTACTGGAACAAAGGCATTCAGCTTTGGAGAAAGAGAAGGAATTGACTCTTCATGCAATGGAGGAGCTGAGGATTTCTTTAGATGCAAAAATTTGTGAACATGACAGATTTGTCCACATGAGTGATGCACGGTTGGCTGGTATGGAATCAGAGATGCATCTTTTGCAGGAAGAATGTCAATTAACTAAGCAAGAGTTTGATAAGCTGCTCGAAAATGCTACGGAGTCTGACATTCTCAACTTCGCCTTAAAGACATCCACCCTAGATCTTGAAGGAAAAGGTTCTTCTTTGCTGTGTGAGTATCAGAAGCTTTTTGAAGCATCTGCATTATCTAAAACTTTGATTTCTGATTTAAAGCAACAGAATGTTGAACAAAAAATGGAAATGACATCCTTGTTTGATCAAGTTAGTACTCTGAGAAATGGGATATTTAAGTTGCTGAAGGCTCTTGATATTGTTCCAAACCATGTATGTCAAGACAGGAAAGACCAAGTACATCTTGACCATATTTTTCATAGAGTTGAAGTTGCTAAAGAATCATTCTACAAAACTGAGGAAGAAAATCACCAAAGGGCTATTCAGATGAATGTTCTTGTCACATTGCTGGAGCAATTAAAACTAGAGGTGGAGCATCTTGTTGCTGAAAAGAAAATTATCGGGCAGGAGTCAAATATCAAATCGGAGCAATTATTGGCGTTGCAGAGTGAAGCCATTAAACTCAAAGAGGGTAGTGAAGAACTGAAATTAAAAATCAGGGAGAAGGATCACAGAGGGGAACTGCTAGAAATTGAGAACTGTAACCTGGCAAAAGCATTGCAGTTGGCAGAAGATGAGTTGAAGAATGTTAAAAGTATGAGGGATCAGCTCAATCTTCAAGTAAATGATGGCAAAAATCTTTTGTTTGAGAAGGATATTGAGCTTCAGGGAATGGAAGAGAAGCTTTATCTTACTGAAACTGAGAAATCTGTGTTGCATCAAATTTTGGAGAACTTGAGCAGAGAACTAATTGGGAGTAAAAGAATTGTGGAGGACCAAGAAATAAAGATCCTAAAGTTGTGTGCTGACAATAACCAATTGAGCACAGAAAAAGCAAAACTTTCCGAGGCCAGTCAATTATTGCGGGAAGGACTTCAGCAATATCGTGGAGAGCTTGAAAAACTGAAAAAATTGTTGTTTGAGAAGAACATTGAGCTTCAGGGAATGGAACAGAAGCTTTATCTTACTGAAACTGAGAAATCGGTGTTGCATCAAATTTTGAAGAACTTGAGCAGAGAACTAATTGGGAGCAAAAAAGTTGTGAAGGACCAAGAAATAAAGATCCTAAAGTTGTGTGGTGACAATAACCAATTGAGCACAGAAAAAGCACACCTTTTTCAGGCTAGTCGATTATTGCGGGAAGGACTTCAGCGATCTTGTGGAGAGCTTGAAAAACTGAAAATGCAAGAGGAAGCCTTGCATAATGAGCTCCATAAGCAATTGAATGATATTGACGCACAGAAGTTAGAGATGGATGTGCTTTTAGGTGAGTTGCAGGTCTCAATGTTCTACCAAATCCTTTACGAGCAGAAGATTCATGAGCTTGCACAAGCATGTCACAGCTTCGATGTTCAGATCACTTCAAAGGATGAGGATATTaaacttttgaaagaaaaagtgAAAACTTTGGGTACTGAAAATGAAGACCTTAACAGTCAACTTGCTGCATATGGACCTGCAATCTTGTCTTTGAGCCAATGCATATCATCCCTAGAGAAGCACTCCTATTTGCACGGGAAGCCCAAAAAGCCTGATACTGAGGACACAAAG GACATTGTAGTAGCATATCCAGTTGACAGCACTCATTTGGAAGACAATGAAAATGCTGTGACAACCGATGCATTTTTGGACCTGCACGGATTGGAAATAAGAGTTCGAGCTGTTGAGAAGGCATTGGTCGAAATGCAGCAGCTTTTGGGGCAGGAAAATGTTAACATGCAAATGAAGCTACAGGCTGCAATGCAACAGATTGAGGAGTTAAAGTCAAAGAGCAGCCTCCGTAAAAGAAACTCAGCACCTAAATCTGAAATATTTGAGGCAGAAAGCGGAATTTTGACCAAGGATATAATGCTTGACCACGTATCTGAGTGTTCATCCAACAGAATTGGCAGGAAAGAGGAACAGGATGAGACTAATAATCTAGTTTTTGACCTATGGGATCCTGCCAATCCTACTGTTATTGGTAAAGCAAAGTTGGATGATACTCCAAATGCTGAAAATGATATTGATTTCCATAAGCGTGTTATATCTGTGAAGAGAAAGTGTCAAAATCCTGCTTCAGATGAGTTAGGTGAGAAGGATTCGAGTGAGGGCAAATTGAACATCTCAAAAAGATCAACAGCATCCACTCAAGAGGGAAACAAGAGGAAGGTCTTAGAGAGGCTTGATTCAGATGTGCAGAAATTGACGAATCTTCAGATCACAGTAGAAGACTTGAAGAGGGAACTCGAGATTACTGAGAAAGGGAAAAAGGGTAAAGCTGTAGCTGAATTGGAAACTCTCAAAGGACAGCTCAATGAAGCTGAGGCTGCTATTCACAAGTTATTCGATCTTACTGGTAAGTTGATGAAAAACATGGAAGATAGCTTTGGATCTTCTGATATGAAGTCTGCATTGGAGTCGGAAGAGATTGGAAATGTTAGTAGGAGGAGAATATCAGAACAGGCACGAAGAATATCTGAGAAAATTGGGCGGTTGCAATTGGAGGTTCAGAAGTTGCAATTTGTTTTACTGAAACTCAACGACGAAAGCAAAGGAAATAGTAAGGCCTCTGAGACAAAAAGAAGGGTTCTATTGCGAGATTATCTTTATGGCGGAGTTAGAAAAAGCAACAGGAAAAAGAGAGCTCCATTTTGTGCATGCATCCAACCTCCAACTCAAGGAGATTGA